The following coding sequences are from one Gossypium raimondii isolate GPD5lz chromosome 4, ASM2569854v1, whole genome shotgun sequence window:
- the LOC105780321 gene encoding uncharacterized protein LOC105780321, translating into MEEDRRVHPDCINASNPYHECVEYCFRKIVEAKAKKDQEKPETVQREHDQPVRCVAYQEQDVQSGAPEPEQNSDDDNNNQLAEENIEGDITKLTGRQKKLFELRLKMNEARKANQTAMVAEKKRMEAPPESRGISKQKWLEERKKKIGKLLDANGLDLQKAYMLDTQEAAEAKYKKWEKDPAPFGWDVFNQKTLYNAYKKRTKNIDIDLEEYNKMKESDPEFFREASSLQYGKAPKVSEDKIDKMVKELKDREEKRKSFSRRRKFHDEKDIDSINDRNEHFNKKIERAFGKYTLEIKNNLERGTALPD; encoded by the exons atggaagaagaCCGCCGAGTTCACCCGGATTGTATCAACGCATCGAATCCGTACCATGAATGTGTTGAATATTGCTTTAGAAAGATTGTTGAAGCCAAGGCAAAAAAGGATCAAGAAAAACCAG AAACCGTGCAACGCGAGCATGATCAACCTGTTAGATGTGTTGCTTACCAAGAACAAGATGTACAAAGTGGAGCACCAGAACCAGAACAAAATTCCGATGATGACAATAATAACCAGCTAGCTGAGGAGAACATTGAAGGAGACATTACAAAACTTACTGGTAGACAGAAAAAATTATTCGAGTTGAGACTAAAGATG AACGAGGCAAGAAAAGCTAATCAAACGGCTATGGTGGCTGAAAAGAAACGAATGGAAGCTCCACCAGAATCTAGAGGAATTTCTAAGCAAAAATGGCTCgaggaaaggaagaaaaagattGGGAAACTTTTGGATGCAAATGGGTTGGATTTGCAAAAAGCGTATATGCTCGATACTCAAGAGGCAGCCGAGGCAAAATATAAGAAATGGGAAAAGGATCCTGCTCCGTTCGGTTGGGATG TATTCAATCAGAAGACATTGTACAATGCATACAAAAAACGGACAAAGAACATCGACATCGACTTAGAAGAATATAACAAAATGAAAGAATCTGACCCGGAGTTCTTCCGTGAAGCTTCGAGCCTCCAATATGGGAAG GCACCTAAGGTTTCGGAAGACAAGATTGATAAGATGGTAAAGGAACTTAAGGACCGGGAAGAAAAACGCAAGTCATTTAGTAGGAGGAGGAAATTTCACGATGAGAAGGATATCGATTCGATCAATGACCGTAACGAGCATTTCAATAAGAAGATCGAACGGGCCTTCGGGAAATACACATTGGAAATCAAAAATAATCTCGAACGAGGAACCGCATTGCCTGATTAA